In Acanthopagrus latus isolate v.2019 chromosome 17, fAcaLat1.1, whole genome shotgun sequence, the following are encoded in one genomic region:
- the LOC119005325 gene encoding ETS1-related protein isoform X2, translating into MYWDTIIKPGDRNTDSKESKIKMEVCQTGYYTEDFRTQEVPAGFDFTSYDSKAPGQQQYVTESSYPEPPKASHPYDTKVSTSDTALFNLDSYQEFNWWASYPHDGVTVDQPQTGYQESPQTYQSLVPQNGQFSPAMESSHSPFLTAKGSNTLQSETDQSYSCHSAELYDSDGQRQSSSFWSEYPSPSFTAPLPHPPPASCPQSSEQYCPRVVKRKNTHPQRPDREGHLAGMSAYPGSGPIQLWQFLLELLLDSACRTFICWTGDGWEFKMSDPTEVAKRWGQCKNKPKMNYEKLSRGLRYYYHKNIIHKTAGKRYVYRFVCDVQGMLGKTAQEVLTSLNVLPTNTESWQCPGLPAAAASDHSSETWASQ; encoded by the exons atgTACTGGGACACGATCATCAAGCCAggggacagaaacacagacagcaaagaGTCGAAAATAAAG ATGGAGGTTTGCCAGACTGGATATTACACAGAAGACTTCAGGACACAGGAAGTGCCAGCTGGCTTTGACTTCACGTCTTATG ACAGTAAAGCACCTGGGCAGCAGCAGTACGTCACAGAGAGCAGCTACCCAGAGCCTCCGAAGGCCTCTCACCCATATGACACTAAAG TGAGCACCAGCGACACGGCCCTCTTCAACCTGGACTCATACCAGGAGTTCAACTGGTGGGCCTCATATCCACACG ATGGCGTCACGGTCGACCAGCCACAAACTGGATACCAGGAGTCTCCACAGACGTACCAGAGCCTGGTGCCCCAGAACGGACAGTTCAGCCCGGCCATGGAGAGCAGCCACAGCCCCTTTCTCACTGCCAAAGGATCAAATACATTACAAA gTGAGACGGATCAGAGCTACTCGTGTCACTCGGCTGAACTGTACGACTCTGACGGACAGAGGCAGTCCTCGTCCTTCTGGTCTGAATACCCCTCACCCAGCTTCACTGCCCCCCTACCACACCCGCCCCCGGCCTCCTGCCCTCAGTCCTCAGAGCAGTACTGCCCCCGTGTGGTCAaacgcaaaaacacacaccctcagaGGCCGGACAGAGAGGGCCACCTGGCAGGAATGTCAGCATATCCAG GTTCTGGTCCAATCCAGCTGTGGCAGTTTCTACTGGAGTTACTTCTGGACTCTGCCTGCCGAACCTTCATCTGCTGGACGGGAGACGGCTGGGAGTTCAAGATGTCCGACCCAACAGAG GTGGCCAAGCGCTGGGGCCAGTGCAAGAACAAACCCAAGATGAACTACGAGAAGCTGAGCCGTGGCCTGCGTTACTACTACCACAAGAACATCATCCACAAGACGGCGGGCAAACGCTACGTCTACCGCTTCGTCTGTGACGTTCAGGGCATGCTGGGAAAGACGGCGCAGGAGGTCCTGACCAGTCTGAACGTTTTGCCCACGAACACCGAGTCCTGGCAGTGTCCCGGGTTACCGGCTGCAGCAGCATCGGACCACAGCAGCGAAACATGGGCGTCACAGTAG
- the LOC119005325 gene encoding ETS1-related protein isoform X1 → MYWDTIIKPGDRNTDSKESKIKMEVCQTGYYTEDFRTQEVPAGFDFTSYDYTGEDLSFLLDSKAPGQQQYVTESSYPEPPKASHPYDTKVSTSDTALFNLDSYQEFNWWASYPHDGVTVDQPQTGYQESPQTYQSLVPQNGQFSPAMESSHSPFLTAKGSNTLQSETDQSYSCHSAELYDSDGQRQSSSFWSEYPSPSFTAPLPHPPPASCPQSSEQYCPRVVKRKNTHPQRPDREGHLAGMSAYPGSGPIQLWQFLLELLLDSACRTFICWTGDGWEFKMSDPTEVAKRWGQCKNKPKMNYEKLSRGLRYYYHKNIIHKTAGKRYVYRFVCDVQGMLGKTAQEVLTSLNVLPTNTESWQCPGLPAAAASDHSSETWASQ, encoded by the exons atgTACTGGGACACGATCATCAAGCCAggggacagaaacacagacagcaaagaGTCGAAAATAAAG ATGGAGGTTTGCCAGACTGGATATTACACAGAAGACTTCAGGACACAGGAAGTGCCAGCTGGCTTTGACTTCACGTCTTATG ACTACACTGGTGAAGACCTGTCTTTTCTGTTAGACAGTAAAGCACCTGGGCAGCAGCAGTACGTCACAGAGAGCAGCTACCCAGAGCCTCCGAAGGCCTCTCACCCATATGACACTAAAG TGAGCACCAGCGACACGGCCCTCTTCAACCTGGACTCATACCAGGAGTTCAACTGGTGGGCCTCATATCCACACG ATGGCGTCACGGTCGACCAGCCACAAACTGGATACCAGGAGTCTCCACAGACGTACCAGAGCCTGGTGCCCCAGAACGGACAGTTCAGCCCGGCCATGGAGAGCAGCCACAGCCCCTTTCTCACTGCCAAAGGATCAAATACATTACAAA gTGAGACGGATCAGAGCTACTCGTGTCACTCGGCTGAACTGTACGACTCTGACGGACAGAGGCAGTCCTCGTCCTTCTGGTCTGAATACCCCTCACCCAGCTTCACTGCCCCCCTACCACACCCGCCCCCGGCCTCCTGCCCTCAGTCCTCAGAGCAGTACTGCCCCCGTGTGGTCAaacgcaaaaacacacaccctcagaGGCCGGACAGAGAGGGCCACCTGGCAGGAATGTCAGCATATCCAG GTTCTGGTCCAATCCAGCTGTGGCAGTTTCTACTGGAGTTACTTCTGGACTCTGCCTGCCGAACCTTCATCTGCTGGACGGGAGACGGCTGGGAGTTCAAGATGTCCGACCCAACAGAG GTGGCCAAGCGCTGGGGCCAGTGCAAGAACAAACCCAAGATGAACTACGAGAAGCTGAGCCGTGGCCTGCGTTACTACTACCACAAGAACATCATCCACAAGACGGCGGGCAAACGCTACGTCTACCGCTTCGTCTGTGACGTTCAGGGCATGCTGGGAAAGACGGCGCAGGAGGTCCTGACCAGTCTGAACGTTTTGCCCACGAACACCGAGTCCTGGCAGTGTCCCGGGTTACCGGCTGCAGCAGCATCGGACCACAGCAGCGAAACATGGGCGTCACAGTAG